In Miscanthus floridulus cultivar M001 chromosome 5, ASM1932011v1, whole genome shotgun sequence, one genomic interval encodes:
- the LOC136450220 gene encoding protein INCREASED PETAL GROWTH ANISOTROPY 1-like, which yields MVAGRVKAAMGFQRSTKSPAPEAAPSPSRTPNRAPPSSGSASKASALARSFGAYFPRSSAQVRPAVRAPPQVAELLRAIEQLQERESRLRVELLEQKILKETVAIVPFLEAELAAKRTELQRCRDTADRLEAENARLCAELDAAALEVTSRKRRIVELEKEMAELLRKQQEAAAADADDCSSSASAPNEHLESSSAAPNRASLAQLGGERPYIPAPPAPFKSNKSYVSASSHPSPASSSPPSPSSSTSTSSSSPAHSRSSSDTAAAPRPRVVVELSKLPPIPPPPPPCPPPPPPPPPPSRSKRFSPSSSARADGSAAAAAAAPPPPPPPPPARRPPFGAAPPPGGASSSGQCDVRRVPEVVEFYHSLMRRESKRDGSAAAGEPANGGGVATTRDMIGEIENRSAHLLAIKSDVERQGDFIRFLIKEVEGAAFVDIEDVVSFVKWLDDELSRLVDERAVLKHFEWPEHKADALREAAFGYCDLRKLEAEAASFRDDARQPCAAALKKMQALFEKLEHGVYNLARVRDAATSRYTRFQIPWEWMKQDTGIVSQIKLQSVKLAMKYLKRVSCELEVIKGGPEEEELMLQGVRFAFRVHQFAGGFDVDTMRAFQELKEKASMCRIQRQKQHRHLRQHRLVARA from the exons ATGGTGGCAGGCCGCGTCAAGGCGGCCATGGGCTTCCAGCGCAGCACCAAGTCGCCGGCCCCGGAAGCGGCGCCGTCTCCTTCTCGGACGCCTAACCGAGCGCCGCCCTCGTCGGGCTCCGCGTCCAAGGCGTCGGCGCTCGCGCGGTCCTTCGGCGCCTACTTCCCGCGGTCTTCGGCGCAGGTGCGCCCCGCGGTCCGCGCGCCGCCGCAGGTCGCGGAGCTGCTGCGCGCCATCGAGCAGCTCCAGGAGCGGGAGTCGCGCCTCCGCGTGGAGCTGCTGGAGCAGAAGATACTCAAGGAGACCGTCGCCATCGTCCCGTTCCTGGAGGCCGAGCTCGCGGCCAAGAGGACCGAGCTGCAGCGGTGCAGGGACACCGCGGACCGCCTCGAGGCCGAGAACGCGCGGCTGTGtgccgagctcgacgccgccgCGCTCGAGGTCACGAGCAGGAAGCGGAGGATCGTCGAGCTGGAGAAGGAAATGGCGGAGCTGCTGAGGAAGcagcaggaggcggcggcggcggacgccgACGACTGCTCCTCGTCCGCCTCGGCGCCGAACGAGCACCTCGAGAGCTCCAGCGCGGCGCCAAATCGTGCGAGTTTAGCTCAGCTCGGTGGTGAGCGGCCGTACATTCCGGCGCCACCAGCGCCTTTCAAGTCCAACAAGTCCTACGTCTCCGCCTCGTCGCACCCTTCGCCCGCAAGCTCGTCGCCACCCTCGCCGTCTTCCTCCACGTCCACCTCGTCGTCTTCGCCAGCGCACTCCCGCTCGTCGTCGGATACGGCAGCCGCTCCGAGACCCCGTGTGGTAGTAGAGCTCTCAAAGCTGCCGCCCatacctccgccgccgccgccttgccctcctcctccaccgccaccgccacctcccaGCAGGAGCAAGAGATTCTCTCCCTCGAGCTCAGCCAGAGCCGACGGaagcgcagccgccgccgccgccgctccacctccCCCGCCGCCTCCCCCTCCGGCAAGGAGGCCGCCGTTCGGCGCCGCGCCACCACCAGGCGGGGCATCATCGTCGGGGCAATGCGACGTCAGGCGCGTGCCCGAGGTGGTGGAGTTCTACCACTCGTTAATGCGGCGGGAATCCAAGAGGGACGGCAGCGCCGCCGCAGGCGAGCCCGCgaacggcggcggcgtggcgacGACGCGCGACATGATCGGCGAGATCGAGAACCGGTCGGCTCACCTCCTCGCG ATCAAGTCGGACGTGGAGAGGCAGGGCGACttcatccggttcctgatcaagGAGGTGGAGGGCGCGGCGTTCGTCGACATCGAGGACGTCGTCAGCTTCGTCAAGTGGCTGGACGACGAGCTCTCGCGCCTG GTGGACGAGCGCGCGGTGCTGAAGCACTTCGAGTGGCCGGAGCACAAGGCGGACGCGCTCCGCGAGGCGGCGTTCGGCTACTGCGACCTCAGGAAgctggaggcggaggcggcctcCTTCCGCGACGACGCGCGCCAGCCCTGCGCCGCCGCGCTCAAGAAGATGCAGGCGCTCTTCGAGAA GTTGGAGCACGGCGTGTACAACCTCGCCCGCGTCCGGGACGCCGCCACCAGCCGGTACACCCGGTTCCAGATCCCGTGGGAGTGGATGAAGCAGGACACCGGCATCGTCAGCCAG ATCAAACTCCAGTCGGTGAAGTTGGCAATGAAGTACCTGAAACGGGTTTCCTGTGAGCTTGAGGTAATCAAGGGAGGCCCTGAAGAGGAGGAACTGATGCTTCAAGGAGTACGGTTCGCCTTCAGAGTACACCAG TTTGCAGGTGGGTTCGACGTGGACACCATGCGAGCCTTCCAGGAGCTCAAGGAGAAGGCGTCCATGTGCCGGATACAACGGCAGAAGCAGCACCGTCATCTGCGGCAGCACAGACTCGTTGCCAGGGCCTGA